The DNA region aaaaaaaggaacattCTGAATGATTTGATTTTAATCAAAGCTATGCTATGCTTACATTTTAATCAAAGCTATGCTTACATGTATTAACATTCCTTATTAATGACCCCTATCGCCACTGTGCACTGTCTTACAGAGACAAAGCTTCCTGCTAAAGAAGCATAACAATGATTGACACTTGTTAAAGAGGGGCTAGAGGAACAGCTCTGTGTGGAGGGACATTGTCATTGGGAGAGCTGTGGCAGGGCAGGACCAACACACTGGGATTAAAATGCTAAGGGTTGTTTAGATACTCAAGTTATCTGCTGGCCGTAGTACAGTGCATCGAGTGGAACTCAAGGTGTTTATGGCATTCATGAACCAGTAGTGCTATTAGAAAGCCTACATAACGACCAGTCTTACACAATGACCTTTTATGCATCTCTTATCTTCCCATTTCACTACTCCTCCAAAACAGTGACCAATCCATCCAAGAAGAAATGGATATAAAATATCAGATGCTCTGAGCTGTCCTATAAAGACCAAGctactactgactgactgaacagtCTTTAAGATGAAAAGATTTCGGAAGTTTCAATATTATGCCTCTACTAGATCTCATGTTTAGTCCTGGTTTAGCCCTCTGCAGGTCAAGGTTAACCAGGCTGGGTACAACCAGTCCTTTCCTCACCTTAGTTTGCGCTTCATGGCCGTCATCAGTTTGACCAGCTGCAGCAGCAGGAAGGAGAAACTGGGCTCAAAGACGCCAATCAACTTCATCACTTCTATGGTGTTCAGCCCTGAGGAGGTGGTGCCATCTGCACCACTGTCAAGGTGTCTTGTCAACTCTGGGCAGTCTgtctacaaaataaataaaaattacatTCATGTGGAAatacacatagaaatgtgagttatagatctatcattctacttcaatgcaagtctaagaagcgacAGATATGttttatgtgcactatttctatgcttcttgttcttaagttgttttttgcgtcttttacttttggtttcaTAAGAACAGCTTCAAACAGCAAgaaacaatatttttggttatggagcGGTTTacatggtacaatgactctctacaccggtggttcccaaacttcttatagtcccgtaccccttcaaacattcaacctccagctgcatgccccctctagcaccagggtcagcacactctcaaatgttattttttgcAATCATCGtatgcctgccacacacacaaacaatacatttattaaacataaaagAGTaagtttgtcacttcccacgagccaggttgtgacaaagagctcttataggaacAGAGCACAAATAAtaaatcattttgctctttatttaaccatcttacatataaaaccttatttgttcatcgaaaattgtgaataactcaccacaggttaataagaagggtgtgcttgaaaggatgcacataactctgcaatgttgggttgtattggagtcCCAGTCttaaaatcattttccacacacagtgtGCCAGCAGTATTTagttcatgctagtgagggctgagaaccAACTCTCACACAGGTACGTGGttacaaagggcatcagtgtcttaacagcgcaatttgccaaggcaggatactctgagcgcagcccaatccagaaatctggcagtggcttctgattaaattcaattttcacagaacgacttgttgcaatttcaatgaggctctcttgttcagatatcagtaagtggactggaggcagggcatgaaagggataacgaatccagttgtttgtgttgtccatTTCGGGAAAAGTACAtgcgtaattgcacacccaactcactcatGTGCTTCGGTATAATCACATtttacattgtccgtaagcttgagttcatttgcacacaaagaaAACCGTACAATGATGGAAATACCTGTGTgtttccttgttaatgcagacagaagaGCACAAACGTCTTAATCATAGCCTAAATTTTGTCCGGCACATTGAACATAGTtgcagagtccctgtaatcctagattcagatcattcaggcgagaaaatcATTCAGgtgaaaaacatcacccagataggtgAGTTGTGTGAGAAACTTTTCATCATGCAAGCATTCAGACAAGTGAAAACTATGGTCAGTAAAGAGaactttaagctcatctctcaatttaaaaaaaacatgtcaatactttgtcccttgataaccagcgcacttctttctgtatgttgtaaaagcactacatggtcgctgcccaaaTCATtacatagtgcagaaaatacacaagagttcaggggccttctTTTACAAAGTTAACCactttcactgtagtgtccaaaacttctgccacccccgtgcctcacggttgggatggtgttcttcggcttgcaagcctccccctctttcctccaaacataacgatgttcagttttatttttgcttcatcagaccagaggacatttctccaaaaagtatgatctttgtccccatgtgcagttgcaaatcagtctggcttttttatggcggttttggagccgtggattcttccttgctgagcggcctttcaggttatgtcagtataggactcgttttactgtggatatagatacttttgtacctgcttcttcagcatcttcacaaggtcctttgctgttgttctgggactgagttgcacttttcacaccaaagtacattcatttctaggagacagaacacgtttccttcctgagtggtatgatggctgcgtggtcccatggtgtttatacttgcgtactattgtttgtacagatgaacgtggtaccttcaggcatttggaaattactcccaaggatgaaccagacttgtggaggtctacaatttcttttctgaggtcttggctggtttcttttgattttcccatgatgccaagcaaagaggcactgagtttgaaggtaggccttgaaatacatccacaggtacacttccaattgactcaaaatatgtcaattaccctatcagaagcttctaaagccatgacataattttctggaattgtccaagctgtttaaaggcacagtcaacttagtgtatgtaaacttctgacccaatggaattgtgatacagtgaattagaagttaaataatctgtctgtaaacaattgttggaaaattgacttgtgtcatgcacaaagtagatgtcctaaccgacttgccaaaactatagtttgttaacaagaaatttggttgaaaaacgagttttaatgactcccacCTAAGTCTTAcctacccccgacggcattgtgcGTATCCCAGTTGGGGAATACCTGCTCTACGCTATACTTGCTTATTTTGTCACagactgaaattaggcaaactattagttttagcaaccaggaaatagcGGAGGGCTTTCTGCATAGTACAACAAGTGGGAGGAGGTGTGGAAGTAGTTGGTGGTTAAATGTAAGCGATGATTGTCAAACAGAAGGGGAGTGCCTCTGCTACAGCAGTAGGTTCTATTTCTGTTTGTGTCTGTACCTCTGTGTAGTCCTCTAGCAGCTCTTTGTGGATAAGCAGGAAGGCATGGCGAGTGTCTGTCAGTACATCCAGGGCTCCTGTCAGGGTCTTCAGCTTGGCCCCACTGCTGCTCTGACCTGTAAACACACATTGTTACTCAATGACACCACCTTTCAGGAGACTATGACAGTTTTGACCTGGCTGGGAGTGTGCCTGGCCCTGgcctgggtgagtgagtgagccTGACTGACCTGCCATGGTGAACTCGGCGAAGGCCACCCTCTCCAGAAGGGTGCGGAGCAGCTCGCAGGGTGCGTCCTTCAGGCTGAGGAACAGGAGGACAGCCTTGCTGTAGTGCAGCTCTGCCAGGCTCCTGTGCTGCTTCCTCAGGTGCTCATCCCCCACCTGACACAGAGGAGGAAACATCCATAATGTACTACACAGACTGAACATCTTAATGCTTTTCTAGACATGCAACAACatttaaatggtttaaaacagGACGACGGGTAGATATTTTTCTCTAGATACATTGTTTGTCCTAGGTCAGGTCCTTACCTGGTTGCGGAAGCAGCTGTGGTACATGGAGGCCAGGCGGTGGTGGATGGTGGCAGCTCTGTACTGGTAGAGGGGCTGGCGTGCCGACTCGGTCTGCAGGTCACAGTACTTTAGAGACTTCAGCATGGCCTCCGTCACCTCCCGCTCAATCTGGCAACCCACAGCAATGGAAAACTTAGTTATGGATTACTGTGCTCCTACAATTTTCACACCGGCGCTAACCATTTCACCTAAGGCAGCATATAGAGTCCGTATGGTTAGTTAACTTGCTAGACATTTCCCATTCTGTTCATTCACCTACTATGAATCTATCCAAGTGTTACCTGTTCCTGAGCCTTCCTGGACAGAGGGGCGTAGTCCTGCAGCAGAGTGGCCAGGGTGAAGTAGGTAGTGGACAGCTCCCAGTTGACTGAGTCCCACACTGCAGGGTGGTTCCCTCTGGTGGCCAGGGAACGCATAGCCCTGAGGTAGTAGTCTATAgcctggagggggagagagcgagtgtAAAGGTCCCTGCTCCATTTTCATTAGCACCAACTCTTACTGAAAGCGTAGTGATTTTAAGTTGAATTGCCCTACTTAAAAACCTCAGAGCGTTTAAGCAGCAGTTGCCAACATGACAGGAAAGTGACTGGCACAAAGATAAGCAGATCGTTTAGCCTTCATGGCTTTATATTTATTGTGGAAAGCAATACGGGGTTGGTGTAGTCATAGAAATCATGATATGTCTATTACATAATGATAGTTCTATTAGTGTGGTAGCTGTACCTTATTGTAATAGAGAGACTCCTCTGGGGAGAACTCTCCTCTGCTCAGGTCTGCAGATGTAGCACAGTGGGCCTGGGCACAGATCCTCATCAGCCTGCCTGTGTTGCACAGCAGCAGGGAGGTGTTGGTGCTGTCCTCAATGGCCTCAAAGTCCTTCATGCCCTTCTCAAAGCACGAAAAACTCTTCTTCCATATCTCCTGTTCAGCTATAGATACAGACTTCTTCActgaattgggggggggggggggggggggggggggagtttagAGTGAGGAAGAGGttcatatttgtttattttaggcATGTTTCCTGAAGTAAGATATCGTGTTTCACAAATATTTCTTATATTGCTTACAGCAGTCATAAATTAAATCATTAGTCAACAAATCAATCATTTACACAAAATCATCCTCCATAACTGATGGGCCAGACTCCCTACCTTCCTTCTCGGTCTGCATGGCAGCAGCCTGGTTCATGTAGAAGACTCCTATCTCATTGCGAATGTTGCCCAGTCTCTTCAGTACCTGGGCTAGCTGTTCAGGACCATGCTCTTTCACCACCCCGGAGGTCAGCAGCTCGTAGGCCGCCTCATAACACTTACTGCTCACAAACAGCTGGTACTCTGGGTCCGTGGCCAGGTCACTGGCCATGTTAAAGGCTGGGGGACAGTCACACAGGCCAGACTGATCTAATTTGTAACAACAATGATGCACTGCATTTATATATAGGATTGTTCAAGCTTTTAAGTATTGTAATGTTAGCGTTTGTTATTACAGGTTCTGAAAAGTATTACAGCAGGGattatcaactagattcagccgcgggcctTCAAACCTTGCTttcatttgtatacaatcacgtATCACTATTGTGCATGGGAATACTTGGAAACAGATTTCTTATATTAAAATcatttggagctgatttcctggtgtttttccagtcttatgtccaacaatgaaaaatACTCAAAACCACCCGTGGGCCGCCAATTGGAGAACCCTGCAACATTAAACGGCAAATCTACAGAATACTGAAACCTTTTGTGTCAATTGTGAAGGGATGTGGAGGGATGCGTTTGATGAAAAGTGTGAGTGTCTCCTCACCCTGGCAGCTACTCTCTCTGTGCAGGCTGTGCAGCACCTCCTGGTCCTCCCTGGTCTGGTAGCTGTACTCCTCCAGGTAGGCAGCACGGTTACTGGCATTCTGGGCAAGCATCAGCTGGATGTccccacacagagacagacactggCTGTGGAACAGCAGCACCCGCGAGTGCAGGGTACTGCTCACTGAACAGTAGGCatctgcagagggagggagagagcgagagaaagatggaTGAAGGAAGGGAGCTAGCAAGGAAGGTTCAACCCTATTTCAACAGTTCCCTCATTATCCATCAGTCCAATCTCACACAGCCAATCTGATCACGGTTAACTACATGTCCCAGAATGCCTAACTGAACCAGAGAGGAGACACTGACCGTGGCACTGCAGGGCCAGTTTGATGTAGCGCAGGGCCCGGCCATACTTGAGCAGATTAGTGGCAGCGTCTGACAGTACGTAGTAGGCCTTGGACGCCTTGAAGAAGAGCTGCAGCTTCATACGGTGCTGCCAGGACCCTGGGATCATCCCTGACCGGGTCGGATGCTTCCGGTCCTCCTGGAAGGGACCAGCTGTACCCAAGAGAtatagggacagagaggggggataagagagatagatagggaaCGAGATAGAGGCAGATAAATTTAGGTATTTATTAGGGGCTCTTCACATTTAACGAGGAATCTGCTCATTATGGTACAACATCCTTCATTATCAATATTGTAGTATATCAATGCTTCTTGATGGGGTCAGTGATGGCCAACCTCTGTCCAGGAGGAGTGCGATCCCTTTCTCCACGGCCTTACTCCCATCCTCGTACTTCAGGGGGATGGGGGTGTTTGGGTCAGCAGCTGGGAGGTCACTCTCCTTCTTAATGCTGCCGTCCACTGCTTTTAGGCCCTGCCAATCACATCCAAACAATATATAAAACATatacagacgcacacaaacatCAACGAcgtcacacctgcccagacccacatgtTCCCACTGCATCCATCTCCAGTGCTTGGAAGACTATGCCACATGGCCTCAAATTGCActattctgtctctctcagtcgccCATACCTTTTCAATATTTAACTAATAATGCCTTTGATTCTTCCACAGTCTTAACGATGGAGGATCAGTTGATTTCAAgggtctttttttgttgttgatgatgatgattgacGAGAAAAATATGGTCCAACCCATTGGCTATCTCACCACACCCTCATATACCATGTCTTGAAATAAGCAGATAGACGTattaaaattacatttacataactatcACTACACTGCACTGCACTAGAGGCTCACCTTTAAGACGTAGCTGAGGACATGCCGACATCTTTCCTCCTTGTCTTGAGAGACGGGAAATGCGTAGATTGGctgcagcggggggggggggggggaaatattaCTTCATTGTCTCTATAGATGTTCTAACTCACTCTGTGTAGTGGCTAGTTTCTAGTTAGGTCAAGATATGTCAACATATCCATAATGTCACCCAAGCAGAGTAGCTAGTGATAAACGTGTGACACTCACCCTGATCTGGTGAGTGGACTTGTACTTCTCTGGAACAGACAGCTCCCCCACTGATTTGATAATAGCTACAGCTTTGCTATCATCCTGTGAGTCCAACGTGGTACTAAAGGAGCCGTTCTCATCACTGTCCTCTGGTAGGTCTTCTGGATCCTCTTCATCATCCTCGTCACTGTAGCTGTCCTCTGAGCCCCCGGCCCGCAGCGACTCCCCCCCAGCTCCCTCCTCTGGAGGCTCGTCCAACTGGAACAGCTCTGCCAGCATATAGTGGGCCGATGCTATGATCTGAGCCAATCAGAAAAGGGAGAGGACAGTTAGAGAGATGGAACAGGCCAACAACAGAGAAAGAACAGGCTAGCCGTGTTGTTCAACAAACGTGTAATTATCTTTCGATATCAATGACTTGCGCAAACATTTTAGAAACAATCAAAGGCCTTTGGTCTTGTGGAGTAAGTAAGAGTACCAGTCCAGTCCATTACCTGTGGGTGCCTGTCCT from Oncorhynchus mykiss isolate Arlee chromosome 1, USDA_OmykA_1.1, whole genome shotgun sequence includes:
- the edrf1 gene encoding erythroid differentiation-related factor 1 isoform X4; the encoded protein is MSSAPGNREDCVPPDRGSEDVTLDDSGGDIASTAGRQELEMCLGNNEIKSRAVVKYSAAPPPTTYALLQEKTDLKLPPANWLRESPQLGPAGSTVLGSSSKSKPFSSFGMAYDFIDSIGDDVDVVSDSENIKKLLKIPYSKSHVSMAVHRVGRTLLLDELDIQELFMRSSQTGDWTWLKEFYQRLIDQKWQRKKKSKEHWYQKAILSKFLYYSINGDGAAEPVPDSDNTDEGCGAEEFGPSWPAPFTSTASDSEESAAHKEEGVPMDSKYALGQVASKEQNLTTLFNEGENSQGLRNDFVRNILWTFEDIHMLVGSNMPIFGGGRYPAVSLRLRDNNKPINILTGIDYWLDNLMCNVPELVMCFHVNGIVQKYEMIKTEDIPDLENSTFSTRVVKDIAQNILSFLKSNCTKEGHTYWLFKASGSDIVKLYDLTTLCEEAAEEKCQNPFTLPVAVLLYKVASNMMLKKSQNRKHYGTIRTLLLNCVKLLDQDRHPQIIASAHYMLAELFQLDEPPEEGAGGESLRAGGSEDSYSDEDDEEDPEDLPEDSDENGSFSTTLDSQDDSKAVAIIKSVGELSVPEKYKSTHQIRPIYAFPVSQDKEERCRHVLSYVLKGLKAVDGSIKKESDLPAADPNTPIPLKYEDGSKAVEKGIALLLDRAGPFQEDRKHPTRSGMIPGSWQHRMKLQLFFKASKAYYVLSDAATNLLKYGRALRYIKLALQCHDAYCSVSSTLHSRVLLFHSQCLSLCGDIQLMLAQNASNRAAYLEEYSYQTREDQEVLHSLHRESSCQAFNMASDLATDPEYQLFVSSKCYEAAYELLTSGVVKEHGPEQLAQVLKRLGNIRNEIGVFYMNQAAAMQTEKEVKKSVSIAEQEIWKKSFSCFEKGMKDFEAIEDSTNTSLLLCNTGRLMRICAQAHCATSADLSRGEFSPEESLYYNKAIDYYLRAMRSLATRGNHPAVWDSVNWELSTTYFTLATLLQDYAPLSRKAQEQIEREVTEAMLKSLKYCDLQTESARQPLYQYRAATIHHRLASMYHSCFRNQVGDEHLRKQHRSLAELHYSKAVLLFLSLKDAPCELLRTLLERVAFAEFTMAGQSSSGAKLKTLTGALDVLTDTRHAFLLIHKELLEDYTETDCPELTRHLDSGADGTTSSGLNTIEVMKLIGVFEPSFSFLLLQLVKLMTAMKRKLSNKDEELLKTYKNVYSKILRAEKTAPLLSRIELFLDLLQQLTPKTGSGDLGASS
- the edrf1 gene encoding erythroid differentiation-related factor 1 isoform X2: MSSAPGNREDCVPPDRGSEDVTLDDSGGDIASTAGRQELEMCLGNNEIKSRAVVKYSAAPPPTTYALLQEKTDLKLPPANWLRESPQLGPAGSTVLGSSSKSKPFSSFGMAYDFIDSIGDDVDVVSDSENIKKLLKIPYSKSHVSMAVHRVGRTLLLDELDIQELFMRSSQTGDWTWLKEFYQRLIDQKWQRKKKSKEHWYQKAILSKFLYYSINGDGAAEPVPDSDNTDEGCGAEEFGPSWPAPFTSTASDSEESAAHKEEGVPMDSKYALGQVASKEQNLTTLFNEGENSQGLRNDFVRNILWTFEDIHMLVGSNMPIFGGGRYPAVSLRLRDNNKPINILTGIDYWLDNLMCNVPELVMCFHVNGIVQKYEMIKTEDIPDLENSTFSTRVVKDIAQNILSFLKSNCTKEGHTYWLFKASGSDIVKLYDLTTLCEEAAEEKCQNPFTLPVAVLLYKVASNMMLKKSQNRKHYGTIRTLLLNCVKLLDQDRHPQIIASAHYMLAELFQLDEPPEEGAGGESLRAGGSEDSYSDEDDEEDPEDLPEDSDENGSFSTTLDSQDDSKAVAIIKSVGELSVPEKYKSTHQIRPIYAFPVSQDKEERCRHVLSYVLKGLKAVDGSIKKESDLPAADPNTPIPLKYEDGSKAVEKGIALLLDRAGPFQEDRKHPTRSGMIPGSWQHRMKLQLFFKASKAYYVLSDAATNLLKYGRALRYIKLALQCHDAYCSVSSTLHSRVLLFHSQCLSLCGDIQLMLAQNASNRAAYLEEYSYQTREDQEVLHSLHRESSCQDQSGLCDCPPAFNMASDLATDPEYQLFVSSKCYEAAYELLTSGVVKEHGPEQLAQVLKRLGNIRNEIGVFYMNQAAAMQTEKEVKKSVSIAEQEIWKKSFSCFEKGMKDFEAIEDSTNTSLLLCNTGRLMRICAQAHCATSADLSRGEFSPEESLYYNKAIDYYLRAMRSLATRGNHPAVWDSVNWELSTTYFTLATLLQDYAPLSRKAQEQIEREVTEAMLKSLKYCDLQTESARQPLYQYRAATIHHRLASMYHSCFRNQVGDEHLRKQHRSLAELHYSKAVLLFLSLKDAPCELLRTLLERVAFAEFTMAGQSSSGAKLKTLTGALDVLTDTRHAFLLIHKELLEDYTETDCPELTRHLDSGADGTTSSGLNTIEVMKLIGVFEPSFSFLLLQLVKLMTAMKRKLSNKDEELLKTYKNVYSKILRAEKTAPLLSRIELFLDLLQQLTPKTGSGDLGASS
- the edrf1 gene encoding erythroid differentiation-related factor 1 isoform X3, producing the protein MSSAPGNREDCVPPDRGSEDVTLDDSGGDIASTAGRQELEMCLGNNEIKSRAVVKYSAAPPPTTYALLQEKTDLKLPPANWLRESPQLGPAGSTVLGSSSKSKPFSSFGMAYDFIDSIGDDVDVVSDSENIKKLLKIPYSKSHVSMAVHRVGRTLLLDELDIQELFMRSSQTGDWTWLKEFYQRLIDQKWQRKKKSKEHWYQKAILSKFLYYSINGDGAAEPVPDSDNTDEGCGAEEFGPSWPAPFTSTASDSEESAAHKESLQEGVPMDSKYALGQVASKEQNLTTLFNEGENSQGLRNDFVRNILWTFEDIHMLVGSNMPIFGGGRYPAVSLRLRDNNKPINILTGIDYWLDNLMCNVPELVMCFHVNGIVQKYEMIKTEDIPDLENSTFSTRVVKDIAQNILSFLKSNCTKEGHTYWLFKASGSDIVKLYDLTTLCEEAAEEKCQNPFTLPVAVLLYKVASNMMLKKSQNRKHYGTIRTLLLNCVKLLDQDRHPQIIASAHYMLAELFQLDEPPEEGAGGESLRAGGSEDSYSDEDDEEDPEDLPEDSDENGSFSTTLDSQDDSKAVAIIKSVGELSVPEKYKSTHQIRPIYAFPVSQDKEERCRHVLSYVLKGLKAVDGSIKKESDLPAADPNTPIPLKYEDGSKAVEKGIALLLDRAGPFQEDRKHPTRSGMIPGSWQHRMKLQLFFKASKAYYVLSDAATNLLKYGRALRYIKLALQCHDAYCSVSSTLHSRVLLFHSQCLSLCGDIQLMLAQNASNRAAYLEEYSYQTREDQEVLHSLHRESSCQAFNMASDLATDPEYQLFVSSKCYEAAYELLTSGVVKEHGPEQLAQVLKRLGNIRNEIGVFYMNQAAAMQTEKEVKKSVSIAEQEIWKKSFSCFEKGMKDFEAIEDSTNTSLLLCNTGRLMRICAQAHCATSADLSRGEFSPEESLYYNKAIDYYLRAMRSLATRGNHPAVWDSVNWELSTTYFTLATLLQDYAPLSRKAQEQIEREVTEAMLKSLKYCDLQTESARQPLYQYRAATIHHRLASMYHSCFRNQVGDEHLRKQHRSLAELHYSKAVLLFLSLKDAPCELLRTLLERVAFAEFTMAGQSSSGAKLKTLTGALDVLTDTRHAFLLIHKELLEDYTETDCPELTRHLDSGADGTTSSGLNTIEVMKLIGVFEPSFSFLLLQLVKLMTAMKRKLSNKDEELLKTYKNVYSKILRAEKTAPLLSRIELFLDLLQQLTPKTGSGDLGASS
- the edrf1 gene encoding erythroid differentiation-related factor 1 isoform X1; protein product: MSSAPGNREDCVPPDRGSEDVTLDDSGGDIASTAGRQELEMCLGNNEIKSRAVVKYSAAPPPTTYALLQEKTDLKLPPANWLRESPQLGPAGSTVLGSSSKSKPFSSFGMAYDFIDSIGDDVDVVSDSENIKKLLKIPYSKSHVSMAVHRVGRTLLLDELDIQELFMRSSQTGDWTWLKEFYQRLIDQKWQRKKKSKEHWYQKAILSKFLYYSINGDGAAEPVPDSDNTDEGCGAEEFGPSWPAPFTSTASDSEESAAHKESLQEGVPMDSKYALGQVASKEQNLTTLFNEGENSQGLRNDFVRNILWTFEDIHMLVGSNMPIFGGGRYPAVSLRLRDNNKPINILTGIDYWLDNLMCNVPELVMCFHVNGIVQKYEMIKTEDIPDLENSTFSTRVVKDIAQNILSFLKSNCTKEGHTYWLFKASGSDIVKLYDLTTLCEEAAEEKCQNPFTLPVAVLLYKVASNMMLKKSQNRKHYGTIRTLLLNCVKLLDQDRHPQIIASAHYMLAELFQLDEPPEEGAGGESLRAGGSEDSYSDEDDEEDPEDLPEDSDENGSFSTTLDSQDDSKAVAIIKSVGELSVPEKYKSTHQIRPIYAFPVSQDKEERCRHVLSYVLKGLKAVDGSIKKESDLPAADPNTPIPLKYEDGSKAVEKGIALLLDRAGPFQEDRKHPTRSGMIPGSWQHRMKLQLFFKASKAYYVLSDAATNLLKYGRALRYIKLALQCHDAYCSVSSTLHSRVLLFHSQCLSLCGDIQLMLAQNASNRAAYLEEYSYQTREDQEVLHSLHRESSCQDQSGLCDCPPAFNMASDLATDPEYQLFVSSKCYEAAYELLTSGVVKEHGPEQLAQVLKRLGNIRNEIGVFYMNQAAAMQTEKEVKKSVSIAEQEIWKKSFSCFEKGMKDFEAIEDSTNTSLLLCNTGRLMRICAQAHCATSADLSRGEFSPEESLYYNKAIDYYLRAMRSLATRGNHPAVWDSVNWELSTTYFTLATLLQDYAPLSRKAQEQIEREVTEAMLKSLKYCDLQTESARQPLYQYRAATIHHRLASMYHSCFRNQVGDEHLRKQHRSLAELHYSKAVLLFLSLKDAPCELLRTLLERVAFAEFTMAGQSSSGAKLKTLTGALDVLTDTRHAFLLIHKELLEDYTETDCPELTRHLDSGADGTTSSGLNTIEVMKLIGVFEPSFSFLLLQLVKLMTAMKRKLSNKDEELLKTYKNVYSKILRAEKTAPLLSRIELFLDLLQQLTPKTGSGDLGASS